CTAAGTCGAAGATATTCAgttcaaagaaaagagttgACGGCAACTCAACTCCTCTTTCTGTTAGCACAGTAGGTAGGGTTTGTAGGTTTAGATCACCGCATTAAGCATTATAGCGATCGTCACCATTTCAGAACATGCGACCAACGAAGAGGGGATAACTCCAACAGGGAGGGGATTGCGGAGGTCATCGGTGAGCTCATCAAGTGTACAAAAGAGAGTTTCTTCTGCCTTGAAGAAAGGATTAGGTTGTGAGTATTTACTTACTGCTTGTTCTATGTCTTATTCATCGACATTGCTTCATTCTTAGCtgcttgttttcaaaatgttttttcgaaggtctatttcttttcctgaTGTAAAAGAAAGCTTGTATCAGGAACCAaagttattattgttaattcAGTTATTAGCAGTTTAATCACCTCAATCTGGGCTGAGATCAAAATACTAAAATTTTACTTGTTACCTTTTTGGTATTTGTTCCTTCTCTATTTTCTCCCCGTCGGTTCCGTAGaattttcgttggttttagTGCGTGGATCGAACAACAATTTGACTGCCGATCTTCCAACCCGAACTCCAGCCGGTATAATTAAACGTTCTTCTACAACCTCTAAGGATCGAAATCGAATGTCATCTAACTTCTCCAGAAGATGCAGTGATGGTAACTTTGCAGTTCATTTCAATCCATATTGGAAAATTATTTGATCATTAAtcaaaaaatatcttcctctgtctgggattcgtgagaagaTCATTCGTCCAATATTTACTTCACAAAAGAAAGGATACCTGGCTCGTGAAGGCacactatcataattcccctccgtCACGGACGCTGGGAACTATCCAGGGGTCTCGCGCTGCTCTTATGTGCAAGGTTTTGTACATGGTTTATCCTGGATCTACTTATTAAACATCACAAAAGAACAGTGCAATACAAGCAAGGTAGCTTTCGTCCTGGTCGATCTATGAgctgttcatcgtcaggagagtgatcgaagtCTGGTAGCGGTGTTCGAAGGCAATACAACAGGTCTAtttggactttgaagccgttTTCGACTTTCTCGAGGTTTTCATAACGCCTCTgtagtaccaggaaagttcgttcgcttgatgacatgaatcagtgaacaactgctgcagttcaccAAACACCAGTCGTATGTAGAACAccatttgaggtggtaactggagcaAGACAAGAGACAGTGGCGatcctttctgttcatctTCGATGACGTCATGCGAAGAACGATCACTGTCCTGGCGACATAGTCTTAGAACCATCGCGGTGCCCCTTCACCGATCTTGAGCACGacatgttgttatattcgtggAAACCTTCAATACACAAAACgtccttgtatcgaagctggttGCAGCCTATAGACTACGTCTACTACCTGATAAGTGCAAGCAGATCTGGGTCccacgaagtcaagctgcgaggcTGCCTATCTACAATTCGGCCTATTATGAtatacggatcggagacttggggaGCACCATCTACTGTGATGGAGGGCTTTGACTGCACAGAAAGACAGCTGCTTGGACGTATTCTTGGCTACTTTCGGCCTTTTTGGCCTAGGATATGCTACAATGAAGATCttatctttacgcagaaaccGATGTGGTAAACCGGCATATGacatatagtatatatatacatatatactgaGGGCTGCAGATCCTCTTGCTCAACGAGTTCAGAGGGGTTTGTCGGGTTCAACCTAGAAAAGACCATCTTGCCGAAaatggaagttctggactgattTGGCTGAtttggtgaaagaggacttgaGAACACTTGGCATGGCTAGGCAGCTCAAGCGAGACTTGAGGTTTCGCAGGATGTGGAGTGGCGACGATTGGATTGACTCTGTGCaaactctcgcagaagatcgagaatgATGGGCAGAGCTATGATTAAGGAAGAAGATGCGAGCAAGATCagtccgccgattaagtcacgTAAGTCGTCCAAACACGTTGTAGACGTGACGTTTTGGTTCAGTGAAAAATCAAATGATATTGTGCAGGAATATCTTGATACCTGGTTTTGATGTTGATTGAAAGCGACAACTTTTcgcacatttcttttttttgtacctCTTTGTTCGAGATTAGTTAGCCCTGAATGTATCCCGAATCACTACGTTGAATTCGAtttggcaaaataaaaatgttgatCTGGAAAGACACGAAATgattttcattatatttatatatattcttctaaaaatttccattttcagtTTCCAGTATTCTCGAAAAGCAAGTTCGTACggatcaaaaaaagaaggaagcagGTGAATTCTTCACAACTTCGTTGTTGTAGTTACAAATTATCGTATGATTCTGCAGAAGAAGCTCAGCTGTATATGAAGAAAgtgttgatcagtgaagagcCAGTGCTCAAAGTGATCGGGAGAGATGATTATGACGCTGTGATAGTTGATGTTGGAGCAACAGGAATACCGATTTCTGATGTTGCCAAAAAGATCCTCTCGGATGGCTCTGGGAAAGAACTGCATAGAGTTTGCATGTTTAGTCCAtacaaaaatggaattttggcgacttcaaaaggaaaaccaGGTTGTCACGAAGTAAATTGTTACGAATATTCACACGAAATAGCGTTAATTTCAGATGTGATCTACGTTGTTACTGATATGGAGGATTCAGTAGACAAGCGTGTACGGGTGGGCATGGCCAGCGGCATGCGGGAGGCATTTGAAAGTGGCCGACTAAAGAAGATCGTATGTAACAACAGCATTGGTGGAGCATAGCATTGCTCCAGGGCATAATCAATCATAATTTCAGTTAGCATACCCCTTCTGCGTGCCTGAGAACAAAGAGTTGTTGGATTTTGTCCTCCAACAATTTCTGCTCACCTCATATAAGGCATTTACGTGGAGCCCAAAAGCGAAAACTGTAAGTCCTctgtattatttttcatatttttgatgttttctggaattcaaGATTGAGAAGAGAAACACTTGGGCTGTTTTTTCTAAGtctaatttctcttttcagttTGATGGAACGATCACCTTAGCTGGAACCACGGATGACAATTGTGCGCAAATGCGTCACTTTTACGAGGAGTTGCTTTCAACAGAAATTAAACCGAAAATAGATGCCTATGAATCAATACTTTCTTCAGCAACTGAGTTAGTTgacaaaaataaggaaaaagaatcTGGTAGCTAGGATCAGCTTTCCTGTAATTTCTTCCTCAGATTTAGGTTTTGTGTATTTGTGTAATGCCTGAGCCATTATTCAAAATACGATACCCTTGCTATAGTTTACTTTTATTGCTTTAGAAGCGTGTACAAATAAATGAGGGATGGTTGTGGCATgctctttgaaaaatacataGATATTGCGTTGTTATTTTGCTGATCGGGATGTTCTTTTACAACTACGTATCTTACAGATGTGGAGATTCATCCGATGTAGCataatctcctttttttctcgcaaaacGTTTCATACTTAATGTTTGCACTTTACGTTATATCTGTAAACTTTGTCGCTTCAATATAACATGTCGTCATATTCACTTGCAAAGAATTTGCTAGTTTTTCATACGCCTGCTTTTCTTGGATGCACCCATATCATAAACGTTGAAATGTCTGTAATTTAGATATTACATAAAggtttaaaattcttttgctGAGAGAGCTCCCTTCCTCTCTCGCATTTTCCGTACGATATTAACTTGGGTTCGAGAGACACTTGAgatgatttcttttcatgagAACAGGGCAAAGGTAGTGTAAGTTTAAAGCAGCATACCTCGAATCCGACCTGGTGAGGTAATCCGCGAGAAAAGGTTGTAGACCGTGGTGGCTCTATCTCTCCCTAACCATCGTAAAGGAAAACGGGgtgagaaccgctttagtttctGCGCGGTTGGAATGCTCCTCCATCTACatgttccggtcccctcagcagtaTAGAAGCGAGACGACATAACTATTCTTTGTCCACTCGCACTTGGAAGttgcgcgtgcgcaagggtggcgctttgcaactgaaatcgtcggaGAGGACGACGGCGATACTTCTTACGACGatgagggagagatgagcggaaccacaccaTCTAGTGCCcttctctagcttttctcgcAGGTGCGctcaccatgtcagattcgtggtatggtgcctttaaggataGTAGAAGTGCGAAAAGTATAACAAAGAGGCCTGCTACATGCGCTGGCGGAAATCGCATGAATTATCTGGTTTAACGGAGTTATTGGAGCACCATATAACATCCACGGAGTCTCGGCTGAGTCATCCTGCATGTAGTCATGTATCATTTCGGAGTGAGATGTGGATGTCAGTGGATAATATCACACAAAGAGATCAAAAACGTAAGCATATGCGCTGAAAGTTAGTATGGAGTGAAATAACATGAAATAACCGGTATAGTAGATGAAAAGAAGTCTATGATGTAGTATCTGCTCGAAAATTAAACTGTTAGGAAAGGAAAttagactgtttttttttttggaagagaaaaggaatAATCATTATGTTTGCAAGAAATCGAGAATATAGGATCAGTAGACATTCACGGGAAATTTTATTCCCGCCTTCTTGTACAAGACACATATGGAGAAACTGATAACGTCTTCTTAGATTTCGATGACTTCCGAAGAATTGTTTAACCTCAAGAACATTTAACTAGCTGACTTCTTCCAAAATGGATAACACGCTAACTACGGAGATGGGCGGGCTAGTGATGGTCTCAATTCCGACGTTAACATGGATGTCCTGCTAAGAGCGGACATTCGATTGGTAGTTGGAGCTTGCTTATTGCGGCCTTAGTGAAATTAGTGAAAACACAAAGTATTGAACGCCTTCCGTGAATTTTTGGAACAGATGTAAATCAATATGAAGAACGCTCTATTTTTCCTTTGCAATTGATCacaaaatccatgaaatggCCAGGGGATTTGCACTGTTCGtgataaaaatttcattttacaaataaaagaattctTTGGATCGTGATTTCAAAACCTAGGCCATTTCCATACCACCTCACACTAAAAACATCCAAACATTGCTTATTTTGCTTCCTCAAACAGTCCTAATGTAGAATTATGCAAATACAGTAAgggatttttcctttct
This window of the Necator americanus strain Aroian chromosome III, whole genome shotgun sequence genome carries:
- a CDS encoding hypothetical protein (NECATOR_CHRIII.G10434.T1) — translated: MMKSAQKKRKSDVNIDLNSTLPPKKDRPWYAEEAGLKDPSEKSRRKSIVGLGKGLLKKMRSSSALKDRNSRDSAASAISSSTSAMPVFKHPSLNITLDTMPEDQISYRSDSSAISGDSCVLPPSFNRNKDLVRLVGKGLEKRNWDEGISFTTESASSGDSPCRLGSAASLCTPAREFQREKSNRGSSRSMPPQSDLIRGLCNSAIRRTFSSVSDTVGSPQRFTRERSMRLREKLLLSASMAELPEEELAPPPACGEVTDETSTPTHIAEGSSRRTSLVWSTLRSKSKIFSSKKRVDGNSTPLSVSTVEHATNEEGITPTGRGLRRSSVSSSSVQKRVSSALKKGLGLRGSNNNLTADLPTRTPAGIIKRSSTTSKDRNRMSSNFSRRCSDVSSILEKQVRTDQKKKEAEEAQLYMKKVLISEEPVLKVIGRDDYDAVIVDVGATGIPISDVAKKILSDGSGKELHRVCMFSPYKNGILATSKGKPDVIYVVTDMEDSVDKRVRVGMASGMREAFESGRLKKILAYPFCVPENKELLDFVLQQFLLTSYKAFTWSPKAKTFDGTITLAGTTDDNCAQMRHFYEELLSTEIKPKIDAYESILSSATELVDKNKEKESGS